One genomic region from Bos indicus isolate NIAB-ARS_2022 breed Sahiwal x Tharparkar chromosome 17, NIAB-ARS_B.indTharparkar_mat_pri_1.0, whole genome shotgun sequence encodes:
- the INPP5J gene encoding phosphatidylinositol 4,5-bisphosphate 5-phosphatase A produces MEGRGDGGSRRPGTRAGLGPLPMPHGISQTGAPSKLPAKKSAPVPLEPRLALTPVGPRAAVPPSSEGPRLALVSPRPILAPASTPGGKKTAPAHRRSGLAPTSVGQLVMSASAGPKPPPATSGSVLAPTSLGQLLMPASAGPRPPSATPVPRLAPLSRDQKQVPPASMGPKPALAASDLSLAVTSEKQPPQPSSSPSAGPSPVLSPSQEQVLAPASVTPALASTGWTPAKRRDAPAPRPPPQSEGHLPAPAQASGAVSSPSFIQAPPDPRVSPSFRARPEVPRSSPEDPVLPRPPQTLPLDVGQGPPEPSTRSPGLLSPTFRPGAALAQTGPPPLPKPPRSPSRSPSRSPNRSPGVPPAPEMALPRPSSQGAGPGERLSPSLQPRETPVPVTTSSSTPTSSSSSWSAQPTCKSDPGFWITVVTWNVGTAMPPDDVTSLLHLGSTSDDSDRADMIAIGLQEVNSMINKRLKDALFTDQWSELFMDALGPFNFVLVSTVRMQGVILLLFAKYYHLPFLRDVQTDCTRTGLGGYWGNKGGVSVRLAAFGHMLCFLNCHLPAHMDKAEQRKDNFQTILSLQQFQGPGAQGILDHDLVFWFGDLNFRIESYDLHFVKFAIDSEQLHQLWEKDQLNMAKNTWPILKGFQEGPLNFAPTFKFDVGTNKYDTSAKKRKPAWTDRILWKVKAPGGGPSPSGRESHRLQVTQHSYRSHMEYTVSDHKPVAAQFVLHFAFRDDVPLVRLEVADEWARPEQAVVRYRIETVFARSSWDWIGLYRVGFRHCKDYVAYVWAKHEDVDGSAYQVTFSEESLPKGHGDFILGYYSHTHGILIGVTEPFQISLPTSEPTSSSTDSSGASSEDEDDSTLELLAPKSRSPSPGKSKRHRSRSPGLARFPTLALRPSSRERRGTSRSPSPQSRRLPRAAPDGAGNGGSRGSSEEGPPGLPGAWAFPPSVPRSLGLLPALRLETVDPGGGGCWGPDREALASSGSLSPSPQGRQGLEEGGLGP; encoded by the exons ATGGAGGGCCGGGGCGACGGTGGCAGCAGGAGGCCAGGGACCCGGGCTGGCTTGGGCCCCCTGCCCATGCCCCATGGGATTTCACAAACTGGGGCACCTTCCAAG CTCCCAGCGAAGAAGTCAGCCCCAGTGCCCTTGGAACCACGGTTGGCTCTGACGCCTGTGGGGCCACGAGCAGCAGTTCCACCTTCCTCAGAGGGTCCAAGGCTGGCTCTGGTGTCTCCCCGACCCATCTTGGCTCCAGCGTCCACCCCTGGAGGGAAGAAAACAGCTCCTGCCCACCGCCGCTCCGGCCTAGCTCCAACATCCGTGGGCCAGTTGGTGATGTCTGCCTCGGCTGGGCCGAAGCCTCCCCCTGCAACCTCAGGCTCAGTCCTGGCTCCGACATCCCTGGGGCAGCTCCTGATGCCTGCCTCAGCTGGGCCAAGGCCTCCCTCAGCTACCCCAGTGCCTAGGCTGGCTCCATTGTCCAGGGACCAGAAGCAGGTGCCACCTGCCTCCATGGGACCCAAGCCAGCACTGGCTGCTTCAGACCTGAGCCTGGCCGTGACATCTGAGAAACAGCCCCCACAGCCCTCCTCCAGCCCTTCCGCAGGGCCCAGTCCAGTTCTGTCGCCATCTCAGGAACAGGTCCTGGCTCCAGCATCCGTGACACCAGCCCTGGCCTCCACAGGATGGACACCAGCTAAACGGAGGGACGCTCCAGCCCCTAGACCTCCCCCTCAATCTGAAGGGCATCTCCCGGCCCCAGCTCAGGCATCTGGTGCTGTGAGCTCCCCATCCTTTATCCAAGCCCCCCCAGATCCTCGGGTCTCCCCGTCCTTCAGAGCCCGGCCCGAGGTCCCCCGCAGCAGCCCTGAGGATCCTGTCTTGCCCCGGCCACCCCAGACCCTGCCCCTGGATGTGGGCCAGGGTCCTCCAGAGCCTAGCACTCGCTCCCCGGGACTTCTGTCCCCCACCTTTCGGCCAGGTGCCGCCTTAGCCCAGACCGGGCCCCCACCTCTGCCCAAGCCACCTCGGTCTCCCAGCCGCTCCCCCAGCCGCTCCCCCAACCGCTCCCCAGGTGTCCCCCCAGCTCCTGAGATGGCCCTCCCCAGGCCTAGCAGCCAGGGTGCCGGGCCTGGTGAGCGTCTGAGTCCCAGCCTTCAGCCCAGAGAAACTCCGGTCCCGGTGACCACCTCCTCTTCTACACCCACCTCGTCATCCTCCTCTTGGTCAGCCCAGCCCACCTGCAAGAGCGACCCTGGCTTCTG GATCACTGTGGTCACGTGGAACGTGGGCACTGCCATGCCCCCCGACGATGTCACGTCCCTTCTCCACCTGGGCAGCACCAGCGATGACAGTGACAGGGCAGACATGATCGCCATAGG gttgCAGGAAGTGAACTCCATGATCAACAAGCGGCTCAAGGACGCGCTCTTTACGGACCAGTGGAGCGAGCTCTTCATGGACGCTCTAGGGCCCTTCAACTTTGTGCTG GTGAGCACCGTGCGGATGCAGGGCGTCATCTTGCTGCTGTTTGCCAAGTACTACCATCTGCCCTTCCTGAGGGACGTGCAGACTGACTGCACGCGCACTGGCCTGGGAGGCTACTGG GGCAACAAGGGTGGAGTGAGTGTGCGACTGGCTGCCTTTGGGCACATGCTGTGCTTCCTGAACTGCCACCTGCCGGCCCACATGGATAAAGCGGAGCAGCGCAAGGACAACTTCCAGACCATCCTCAGCCTCCAGCAGTTCCAGGGGCCTGGCGCTCAAGGCATCCTGGATCACGA CCTCGTGTTCTGGTTCGGAGACCTGAACTTCCGCATCGAGAGCTACGACCTGCACTTTGTCAAGTTTGCCATCGATAGTGAGCAGCTCCACCAGCTCTGGGAGAAAGACCAG CTCAACATGGCCAAGAACACCTGGCCCATCCTGAAGGGCTTCCAGGAGGGGCCCCTCAACTTTGCACCCACCTTCAAGTTTGACGTGGGTACTAACAAATATGATACCAG TGCGAAGAAGCGGAAGCCAGCCTGGACAGACCGTATCCTGTGGAAGGTCAAGGCTCCAGGTGGAGGTCCCAGCCCCTCAGGAAGGGAGAGCCACCGGCTCCAGGTGACCCAGCACAGCTACCGCAGCCACATGGAATATACCGTCAGTGACCACAAGCCTGTGGCTGCACAGTTCGTCCTGCAC TTTGCTTTCAGAGACGACGTGCCTCTGGTGCGGCTGGAGGTGGCAGACGAGTGGGCGCGGCCGGAGCAAGCCGTGGTGAGGTACCGCATAGAGACGGTGTTCGCCCGCAGCTCCTGGGACTGGATTGGCTTGTACCGG GTGGGTTTCCGTCACTGCAAGGACTACGTGGCTTATGTCTGGGCCAAACACGAGGATGTGGACGGGAGCGCCtaccag GTGACCTTCAGTGAGGAGTCACTGCCCAAAGGCCACGGAGACTTCATTCTAGGTTATTACAGCCACACCCACGGCATCCTCATCGGTGTCACTGAGCCCTTCCAG ATCTCGCTGCCTACCTCGGAGCCGACCAGCAGCAGCACAGACAGCTCGGGCGCCAGCTCGGAGGATGAGGATGACAGCACCCTGGAGCTGCTGGCACCCAAGTCCCGCAGCCCCAGCCCCGGCAAGTCCAAGCGGCACCGCAGCAGGAGCCCAGGCCTGGCTCGCTTCCCCACCCTTGCCCTGCGGCCCTCGTCCCGGGAGCGCCGGGGCACCAGCCGAAGCCCCTCGCCCCAGAGCCGCCGCCTGCCCCGGGCAGCCCCCGACGGGGCCGGCAACGGTGGCAGccggggcagcagtgaggaggggCCTCCTGGGCTGCCGGGGGCCTGGGCCTTCCCGCCATCTGTGCCTCGAAGCCTGGGCTTGCTGCCTGCCTTGCGCCTAGAGACTGTAGACCCCGGTGGGGGTGGCTGCTGGGGACCTGATCGGGAGGCCCTGGCCTCCTCCGGCAGCCTGTCTCCCAGCCCCCAGGGTCGGCAGGGGCTAGAGGAGGGGGGCCTGGGGCCctga
- the SELENOM gene encoding selenoprotein M has protein sequence MHLPLPPPPLLLLLAAVAAATTTFRPDWNRLQGLARARVETCGGUQLNRLKEVKAFVTQDIPLYHNLVMKHLPGADPELVLLGHRFEELERIPLSDMTREEINALVQELGFYRKASPDEPVPPEYLRAPARPAGDAPDHSDL, from the exons ATGCACCTCCCGCTGCctccgccgccgctgctgctccTCCTCGCGGCAGTCGCGGCCGCCACCACCACCTTCCGGCCCGACTGGAACCGTCTACAAGGCCTGGCCCGAGCCCGGGTAGAG ACATGTGGAGGATGACAGCTTAATCGCCTGAAGGAG GTGAAGGCCTTCGTCACCCAGGACATCCCACTTTA CCACAACCTGGTGATGAAACACCTGCCGGGGGCCGACCCAGAGCTCGTGTTGCTGGGCCACCGCTTTGAGGAACTGGAG CGAATTCCACTCAGCGACATGACCCGCGAGGAGATCAACGCGCTGGTGCAGGAGCTCGGCTTCTACCGCAAGGCGTCGCCCGACGAGCCTGTGCCCCCGGAGTACCTTCGGGCGCCCGCTAGGCCCGCCGGAGACGCTCCTGACCACTCAGACCTTTAG
- the PLA2G3 gene encoding group 3 secretory phospholipase A2 — translation MGVLVALLGVLSFLGVAPGGSPTLHLHSTSCHLARPTASIPLGSLSFLGKDVQGLALFHARWDGHGRLQVCSRQDEPELTAAFRALCAGELTRGSFIHTPGPELQRALAILQSQWEACQGPAESPAGTREKRAAGQSGAPGIRHQRVKRGWTMPGTLWCGVGDSAGNSTELGVFQGPDLCCQEHDHCPQTVSPFQYNYGIRNYRFHTISHCSCDARFQQCLQNQWDSVSDIVGVVFFNVLAIPCFVLEEQEACVEWYWWGGCRRYGSVALARLQPRTLYNASWSSPATPSSPSPQNTAPSQPRLMQHPQKWPSQQKESRHPSQAKATALQAPAASPGPAMLPRVQSEVTNPGLQGPQGGLKPQGVRQACRSFRRLDRCEHQIGPQETKFQLFNSARDPLFHCNCTRRLARFLRLHNPPVGAIMHQELLGMTCFKLAPPLDCAEVKDCSSDPRAIRVAAQHLRRLQQRRRQLQGSGTHHRQARPSEHPKAPTSFYDRCLQLTQGARGPKGQQKPWNQ, via the exons ATGGGGGTTCTGGTGGCACTGTTGGGGGTGCTGAGCTTCCTGGGGGTGGCTCCGGGAGGCTCCCCTACCCTCCACTTGCACAGCACCTCCTGCCACTTGGCCAGGCCCACCGCCAGCATCCCTTTGGGGTCCCTGAGCTTCCTGGGCAAGGATGTCCAGGGACTAGCTCTGTTCCATGCCCGCTGGGATGGGCACGGGAGATTGCAGGTGTGCAGCCGGCAGGATGAGCCAGAGCTCACTGCAGCCTTCCGTGCACTCTGTGCTGGTGAGCTCACCCGGGGCTCCTTCATCCACACCCCTGGACCTGAGCTGCAGAGAGCCCTGGCCATCCTTCAGAGCCAGTGGGAGGCCTGCCAAGGGCCTGCTGAGAGTCCAGCAGGGACCAGGGAGAAGCGAGCAGCAGGGCAGAGTGGAGCGCCTGGCATCCGGCACCAGCGGGTGAAGAGGGGCTGGACTATGCCTGGCACGCTGTGGTGTGGAGTCGGGGACTCTGCCGGGAACTCCACGGAGCTGG GGGTCTTCCAGGGCCCTGACCTCTGCTGCCAGGAACATGACCACTGCCCCCAGACGGTCTCGCCCTTCCAGTACAACTACGGCATCCGGAACTACCGATTCCACACCATCTCCCACTGCAGCTGTGATGCCAG GTTCCAGCAGTGCCTGCAGAACCAGTGGGACTCCGTCTCCGACATCGTGGGCGTGGTCTTCTTCAACGTGCTAGCAATCCCCTGCTTTGTGCTGGAGGAGCAGGAGGCCTGTGTGGAGTGGTACTGGTGGGGCGG GTGTAGAAGGTACGGCTCTGTGGCCCTCGCTCGTCTCCAGCCCAGGACACTCTACAATGCCTCTTGGAGCTCCCCTGCCACCCCGTCAAGTCCCAGCCCCCAGAACACAGCCCCCAGCCAGCCTCGGCTGATGCAGCATCCTCAGAAGTGGCCATCACAGCAGAAAGAGTCTAGGCACCCCAGTCAAGCCAAGGCcacagccctccaggcacctGCGGCCTCCCCTGGGCCTGCCATGCTCCCCAGAGTCCAGTCGGAGGTCACCAATCCAGGTCTCCAGGGGCCTCAGGGTGGCTTAAAACCTCAGG gcgTCCGCCAGGCCTGCCGCAGCTTCCGCCGCCTGGACCGGTGTGAGCATCAGATCGGGCCCCAGGAGACCAAGTTCCAGCTGTTCAACAGCGCCCGGGACCCCCTCTTCCACTGCAATTGCACACGCCG GCTGGCCCGCTTCCTGAGGCTCCACAACCCACCTGTGGGCGCCATCATGCATCAGGAGCTGCTGGGCATGACCTGCTTCAAACTGGCCCCTCCGCTGGACTGTGCTGAGGTCAAAGA CTGTTCCAGTGACCCCAGGGCCATCAGAGTGGCAGCTCAGCACCTGCGGCGACTTCAGCAGAGGCGACGCCAGCTCCAGGGGTCGGGCACACACCACAGGCAGGCAAGGCCTTCAGAGCACCCAAAGGCCCCCACATCATTCTACGACCGGTGCCTGCAGCTGACCCAGGGAGCCAGAGGACCCAAAGGGCAGCAGAAACCCTGGAACCAGTGA